The genomic window gccctgagattctagaaccagagggcaaaataagtattcaaggaatccaccgatcaccgcctgaaagagatccaaaaagagaaactcctaggaacactgtggccaaattccagggttcctaggtcaaggagaaaatattgcaagcagctagaaagaaacaattcaagtattgtggaaatacaatcaggataacacaagttctagcagcttctacattaagggattgaagggcgtggaatatgatattccagaagtcaaaggaactaggactaaaaccaagaatcacctacccagcaaaactgagtataatacttcaggggaaaaattggtctttcaatgaaacagaggactttcaagcattcttgatgaaaagaccagagctgaaaagaaaatttgactttcaaacacaagaatgaagagaagcatgaaaaggtaaacagcaaagagaagtcataagagacttacaaaagttgaactgtttacattcctacatggaaagacaatatttgtaactcttgaaactattcagtatctgggtactgggtgggattacacacacacatgcacacgcacacacacatagagacagagtgcacagagtgaattgaagaggatgggatcatatcttaaaaaaatgaaatcaagcagtgagagagaaatatattgggaggagaaagggagaaatggaatggggcaaattatctctcataaaagaggcaagcaaaagactttttagtggagggaaaaagaggggaggtgagagaaaaacatgaagtttactctcatcacattccactaaaggaaggaataaaatgcacactcattttggtgtgaaaacctatcttacaatactggaaaatgggggataaggggataagcagggtgggggggatgatagaagggagggaaggggaggagagtacaattcgaggtcgacactcatggggagggacaggatcaaaagagagaatagaagtaatgggggacaggataggagggagggaaatatagttagtcttatacaacacgactattatggaagtcatttgcaaaactacacagatttggcctatattgaattgcttgccttctaaagggaaggggtggggagggagggaggaagagaagttggaactcaaagttttaggaaaaactgtcgagtactgttcttgccactaggaaataagaaatacaggtaaaggggtatagaaagttatttgaccctaaaggacaaaagagaagatggagacaagggcagagaggggtgataggggcaattagaatgctcgctgttttggggtggggggaagggacaaaaggggagaaaatttggaacccaaaatttcgtgaaaatgaatgttaaaagttaaatttaaaaaaaagtatatattaaaaaaactagaaatttcAGGGAATAcctgtcaattgaggaatggctgaataagctttGGTATTTGATAGAAATGAGGAGTTCAAGAATTTTAGGAAAAGATGGATAGCCTTGCATAAAATAAGTTCTCTTCAAGAGAACGTTGTATACGGTAACAGCAgtgttgttttaagaacaatttggATCGAATGAGTCATTTTGATatttataaatacctaaattaactacaCATGACCtacgaaggaagatgctatccgcatccagaaaaagaactgattaaCTAGCAATATGCGTAGAATGatttaatataaatacatatttgtgtTTCTCAGGAAGGTCATCCTTACTAGAACTGTTCATTAGGTAGCAAAGGAGGTTCTCAGGATGGAGCTTCCTCACTCATAAGCCATTGAGACTTGGGTCTTGCTGAATGCCTTAGCAACAGGGGCCATCAAAGCAGAAAAATGTTataaagaatgcttgtggtttaTCTCTCTCGTCCATCATGTGTTTTCTAAACAAGCCAAGGTTTGGTTTCCTGATCATCAATTTTACACGCATTCTCTGTCTTGCTCTCATGTTTTGCTTAGAGTCACAAACATACTGAAACAGCACAATCAGCCTCTGAATGGAAGAAGTTAGCCTTTGAGGACAGCaagattaataaaatattagcaagctATTGATAGTAagccttcctttttttaatgacatCAGCTGGAAGAGAAGTTGAAAGCACAGATTGAAATGTGGGAAAAGAAACATTCCAAGGCTTTAGTGGTGAAATGGCCAGAAATTCATAGAATATGTATGGAACAATGTGAGATGTTTcatttgaagaaagagaaaggagtaagtaaaacaaacaaaagctgtGAACTCTTTGAGCATCATACTCCTGCTAAATTGTAGGGACGGGGAGAGCATCTAGTCCGTGTCCATCCCTTACCTTCCATTTTGTGTGTGCtgtgcctccccacccccattttgcTTTGATGTTGTACTTATCACTGATGGTTCTTATTGCTGTACCAACTAAAGAACCAGCAAACAGGAGCGGGGATGTTACACTGCAGCAGATCCAGAACAACCTGGAAGAAGCATGGAATGGTGCCTAATACATGAGGCAAAGCCTGATGTTGAAAAGTCAGACTCTGAGTCACAGAAGAATCATTTGGAGAAAAGACAGCAGGAATAATATAAAAAATGGCAGCTTGCTGGCTTGGAAAGCTTAATTCAAATTGGGTTAGTGAATGCCATTAAAGCACAGCACAGTTTGGGAGGGGACAACACCCTGCCTATGTACTGATAGTCTCATAGAATTTTCTAGAATTgtatggaaggaaaaaagcatttattaagtgcctactgtgtagtaggtactatgctaggcacttcaaaaatattacctcatttgatccctaaacaaccctgggaggaaaggATTGTtattataattgaggaaactgaggtttaagtgacttgctcagggttacatagctaatgtctgagaccggatttgaactcaggtccgtctgactccaggcccagccctatGCCTCTCCTAAATTAGAATCCAAATACAAAACTGGAATAGGAGTCAAGCTAGCATAATAAATGGAAAGAGCAtaactacatgacctctaaggctccttccatcTGTAAATCTTCTGAAACTTTTCAGCTCCATCTAACAAAAGGATGAACATTTTTTATATCCCTGTCACTACCGACTTATAAGCAAAGGGTTCTCATCGTAGCTGTTCCTTTGGTCAGGTGCAAGCCAGATACATTCATGAAACAGAATTCCCTGTTGCATAGCTGCTAACTACTATTTCTCACAGCCTTTATGCtgagaaaatacatatatttctagTTATTATGGTTTAAATATCCATTAACTTGTTACTGTCTTTACCTTTTGCTTCTACTTTCTCACACATCATGTACTTCAGCATGAGATTAGCTTGTCAGCAGGTCCCAACAGGACTCTCAGCTTCAGAGAATGATAAACGTCTTGTCCTTGTAAGACAAGCTTGAAGTGCCAGTGTTCCAGCCCTTTTGCCTTCCTGGGTACTAGCTCTTCACTAACAAGTACCTTCTAGACATGGGGAATGTCTTTTATATCTTCTTTTACAGCTCAACATGCCCTGGGGCATAGCTTTTGTATCTGAGCTTTTTGTTACAGTACAAAGCAACTTACCTTGTGTTTTCACATGATTCTTGCTGATATGGGTAACTAAGATATGATCCGTGACAGCATTTCCTCTGCTTGCCACTGAGAGACTGTACCCTGGGACTTGACAGGCAGCTGCTATGCTCAAAGGGTGGGGCAAGGATGAAGACTTCATAGACCTGCCAGATTTCTGGGCTTTTCTAGGAATCTGctcaccctccccacccctttcttcatctgctttttatttttcttccaagagTAAAAATGATGAGGGACTCCCAGGGTCAGAGTCCTCCTTGCTTTTACTTCTTCATATTTCCTGGACTTCACtacaaggtttttgttttttcttttaaaacattctttttatttgtactggacaagaaaaattttaaattaatgacTTGAACTAAAGATCCTTTTGTAGGCCTACCTGGTCTTAGGAAGTCAACTTTAATGACTACTTATTCTATTTGTTACTTATGTAAATAGATATGGATACAAATTTTAATGTATAAAACACTATTGTTCtctgccctcttctctttccactcATTAAAATGAGATTAAGTAATTAATTTGCAGTATCTGCTAGAGAAGAAATGTCTGGTGACTTCTTAAAGAACATTTTGAGTAGGGCGATTGGGGCAGAAGAAAGATTACTTGAGATACAGAAGAAagtgcagaggagagaggagaagcagTAGCTGTGTTGTTTACAACTGATTAATCACATGCTGTCTGCTAAAATTGTGGGAGAAATACAAAACAtaaatccctaccttcaaggtcacagaaaaggagatttaaaGATAATATGAATGGAACAATTAAAAAACTACTAAACTTGTCCTAGATGAATTAAAAGGAAAGTGGATATTTTCATACCTTAGTCAGCATGTGATGTCAGTGAGAGCTAGATCATGCCATGTCCGTAACATGGAAAGAACCACAGACACGTGGGCAAAAAGTGTCAGCTCAGGGAAAAATCCGTTAGGCTAGCTGGGCCCTTTCTGCTGGGTCTGTTTGCTCCCTAATAATTAACTCATGGATTGAATACGTAAAAaacagatgaggaagaggggggagaaacTATTCCAGTTTTATACAATGTCCACCTACAAAATTTCTTACATAAAAACTCCTTTAGCTATAGGATAAAACTCATGAATCCCTCCAGTACAGCTCCAGGTACCAGGACACTTTTCTATAAACCAGTCGCAAGTAGAGGATTTCCCACATTTTATTATAGTGTTGGAAGCAGGTGATGCTCACACAGGAGTAGTAGTCTTGGAATCCCTTTTAGAGTGCTGAAGAATCCACAGGACCAGTGATGGTCCACTTGCCCACCCCCCCAGGTGCCCACATTTAATTGGCCCCTGCGTCATAGCCAAAAAACTGCCTTGTGgccccctctccttttttccaaTTGCTACCTAATGGAGCTGCCTGTCCAGCCAGGCACAACTATTTCTACATTTTTGTTCCTTGTGTAGCAATAGGCACTGTGTGCATTAAGCACTATACAGGAAGTTAAGAACCAAGGGCTAAAGGGGCTCTAGGCCCCAGCCCTGGCAATGGAAATGAGCCCAAAATCTTCACTCCTCCTTGCTGGGTTTGATAAGCCCATATTCTACCGCCTTTGTAAGACAGGCAGTTGCTGCCCTTGTGACTGGTCCAGCCTCACCCTTGGCAAGCACAGAGAGGATCTCTAACACCTCACTCTCCATTAGTTTCACTGCGATTTCCTTTGAAGCCTCCACCATGTTCAGCACCACCACAGCACCACGGTGCTGCAGTTCCAGATTAGGACTCAAAAGCAATGCTTGTAGGATCTCTAGCCAATGTGTTgtctaagaaaaaagaaaaagacttggtCACAGGTTGGCTCTCTGAGAAAGAATGTGCCAGGTTCTTCCAATATAGAAGTGGGATCACTCAACCAGAAGTGGGTTCTCCTCATTCACACAACACAGTAGACCTATACTTATTCTGGGGATGGATGGCACAAACCTTATTCTAATTATACCCACATGACAAAGTGAACATGTAAAAGACCTGCTGCCTCACCTAACAAAGAAGGAAAGTACGGAGACAGTGAGGAGTGTTACTGACACAAAATGAGATGACACTCACCACCTGGGTGATTCGCATACAAAGTGGGGGCAGCAGTGAGGTCAGCATGGCAAGTCCACCTGATGCTGCCCGGCGTAGTAACTCATCTTCTTCTCCACTGTAAAGCACCAGTAACTTCAGTCGGTCATTACCTTCAGCCAGAAACAAATCTTGCACCTAAAATGTGAAAAGTTGGTGAAGAATAACCTATTTAGAGAATAGCctagtatagtgaaaagaacttGCCTTCTTAAAAAATCATTGCCTTTTATAGGCATTTTACATATTTGATAGAATGGAGAGAGTACTCAAGTTGGAGTCAGAAACATTagagaattcaaatcttgcctgacagctataatctatgatcctaggacaGTAATTTCACCTGTTTCGTTATCTATAAAGTAAGTATGATAACATCTGTAGTGCTTACCACAGAGGCGTGTTCTCAGCACCAGAGATAAAGTATGGAAAAAGCCTTTTGCAAATCTTAATCTCTATAAATTTCCAGCTTTTATTATGAGAATACACTTAtaccccctcctttcttcttaccGCTCCCAAAGCATGGAATCTGTCAGTACCTTGgccctcctccccaactccttaCCTCCTTGCTCATGGCCATGTTGCACATGCATTCAGTGGCTGCCCGGCGGATCATTTCATGATCCTCAAACATGTAGCCCTCAATCATTGGCACTGCCTTCTCCTTTAGGATCTTCTGCCTGTAGGAGCAGAGGCCAGCAATTTGAAGGTCCCATTATACATATCCATCTCTTGCCCTACTCAATTCAGTACTCCCAGGCCAGACACTTTCCTTAGTGGTCGTGGAAATCTCCATTTTCCAACAGAGGCTTATCATCACCCACAAAAATCCAGAAGGCAGCTGTTTAATTTCCTATAGCTCTGATTCATCAATCAAGCAGGATTTAAGTAGGCTAGAGAGTAAGATTAAGAAGCAGTAGCCACTGCTTGAAAGAGAAGGGAACTCACTTTGCTGGCTAGGAGTTCCAGGGACACAGGGACTTCACCTTACCTAAGCCTCTCACTGATCCCTGCCAGGTTGGTTAAAGCCATTAGTGCTTCAAAGTTCTGAAGCCCTGAACAGTTGAGATGCAGTAGGGAGACAAGGGGGCGGACAACCTCATAGACCTGAAACACAAACACTGGCATATTAGAGTTGTTCCTTTACTTCCCTAATTCAGAAAACATCCCTCCTGAAAAACAATGAAGCAGGGCTACACTATTAAGTGCATTACACTCATTCCAACATTGTCCCCCATGCTATTCCCTCTCTGCAGATGATCAAAGCTACCATTTTAAGAAACAGTACTAGCACAGAGAAAAGCGCTGTCTAGCTATGAAGGAGGAAGAAGTTAAATgggacacagagagaggaaaaaacataCCCGTTCTCCAGGAAATGTCATCTCAGGGTTAGAGGTGATGGTGATCTTGGCAAGAGCTTGGGCTGCTTTAGTCTGCCCAACATCTGTGCCCTCCAGAGCGAGAGGCAGTAAAGCCTGAAAAGCAatatgcccccccccccaagaaaaatttatctttaaatcagaaatggaaatgaaaaaaaaaattaggaaaataccAAAGTTTTATTCTTATGTATTACCGTAAATATGCTATAAAATAACAAATAGTTTACATTCAAGtgtttatctcatttggttttgaaacaacacattaaaatatcctccttttaaaatgagaaaacttacAGAGGGTAAGTCATTTGCCTAATGCCAcactaagtggcagagccaggacctGAACCTggttctgactccaaaacctgCTCTTTCTTCTACAGAACACTCAAttctatgaaataatatatgtaccAAATGCAATAATATGCTAGAGGCCATTAACTTTCAATAAAGGGATAAACCAGAAATAGTTTTTCCAATAGTGGTGATGGGTTTGTATTAATTTGTTCACACTGTCTTTTAGTACCTCTTAACATCACTGGTAGAGATTTTTTAAAGATGCTTAAATGGGCTTAAGGGTATAATTTTTGTTCAAGAAATCTAGCAAAAATTATTAGAGATTGTATACTCTCTGGTATAacgtatatggaaatgctcattttatttggcgTTGACActcaaaataatattaataagatgtatatgtatatgatctatatatgtatacatacaaacaaatGAAAGCTCACtgttgaatacagattgaaatctATGCTCTTCAATCAAGACTTTCTTGTTTTGGACCTAAGGCCAAAGCAAAATTCCCAGAACAAGGAGTAAGTACATTGTGAGTTTCAGGGTAAGTTACATAGCTTAATATAGAACAGAGTTGAAGTAAGTTTCTGAACATCAAAAACTAACATTGCAAAATGTTGTAAGAGTCATGAGGTCtcgtggaaaaaaaaaataatttgggcctcatttttcttatttgtaaactaGGGATTAGACACAACTACTTCTAAGAAGATTCCTTTTCAATGCTAACCCTTTTGGCTCTGTAAGCCTTTGTCTCTTGTATACGGTGGTACGTTTATAGCTAATGATCCTAGTTTAGCAGAAGAAAGTAACTACCAATAGTAGCTTACCTTGCCCCCTCCCTGAGCAACAACACTCCCACGGTCTTCTGCTTCTTCAACCAACGCTAAGAAGACCCTGTGGGTAGAAACCTAAATTAGTCATGGTTGGAGTTTCAGGGAACAAAGTTCTTTCTTGAGCTAGGCACTTGCTCCAATGAGAGGCAAACAGCTAAATGACCAGTTTCAATAGAGTCTGCCTGAAGCAAGAGTTTCTTGTGTGAGGAAATGAAGCCCTAACAACTCTGGGCAGTTGCTAGCTAACACCTAATCATCGCTTAGCCCTGACATGCAGACACCCTCCTGGTTCCCTGCACCTGGAGAGCAGCTCTCGGCAGGGATTGGTGAGCACAGGGTTTTCATTCTTCACCATGCACGTGAGAGCTGACACCACACCAGCTGTAAGCAACTTCTTCACTCGTGATCGAATAAAGCTTGGTTTGTCCTGGGGAAAAATGACATTTCAGTATAAAACCCCAACGAACAAACGGTACATGCAGCACCCCTTCTTACTGTCAGAAGAACTAAGGACACTTAGAAAAGAATTTAGTGAGAATGAACTGTTAAACACTAAATTAATCAAATGGAGAAATCTTTCCCAGTTCATCTTAACAACAGTAAACATTCATTTGTTTGGGACAACTTAACTTCTTGAGGCCTCTATTACCTCATCTGCAGGATGATGACTTTGGACCAGATGCTATTTCAAGGtcattttcatctctaaaattctgtgatttgatAATAACACTACTTAGTTAGGGGAAccatgtcccttctagctcaatgCTCCTGTGACTTAATGGAGTGCCCATCTGTGCCTCTCACTTACCCCTGCTCACCTTTGGGTGCTGCTCAGGTACATGTTGTTTGGCGTACTTGGCCAGCTCCAGCATCTGGGGGTCAGGCTCCTCATGCTCATAGCTATTGGTACAATTCACTAATGTTGAGGCCACAGCAAAGAGGACTGACCTGTCCTCCAactgcaaagaacagaaaagggatTCAGCTGGCCCTGCCTCCGGAGAACATCCTGAGGGCTGGACCCCACCAAGGAGATGTGTCTCAGACAGTAACATAAAAGGCACAAGAGGTCAGATATGAGCTTCTATCCTTAGAAATCTGAGTGGGTCATTTCTTCTCTACATATATTCCTTAACCCAAGATTCAATGAGGAAGAATTGGGCCACCTTCCTGGAGTGGCTCCTTTTGCCcaaatacaatattattatttccaaagaCCAAAATGGTCTCAGGTTTTATAAAGGTAAACAGTAGCTTACCATCCTCATCAATGGCAGTCCAATTTCTAAAATTTCTTGAGTTGCATACAATGGACACCAAAAATACACCTCATTCAATGGACAGGGCATAGCTATCTTAAGACTGGGGAGAATGGTTTCTATTTGCTAAGTTCCAAAAATAGCAACCAAAGCTACTGTGTTAGCCTGGCTAGAAAAGACATGACGCAATCCTTCCATTAGTTTCAGTCCTGCCAAGTGAAGGAAGGGGGGCCGGGTGAGCGTTGGGGTAATTCCAGAAAGAGAACGAGCAAGTTCTGGTATGGAAGCTCCTCAAAGTGGCCAGGCTAGAAACTCCCGGTTACCTTACTGAGCTGGAACATGGCCTTCAGAGCTGCCTCATCTGCCACAAACTCTTCTTTCACATCTGCATCGAAAGTCAAGTAGGCGAGCCCCTCCACAGCCCAGCGCCGGGTGCTTGAATCAATTCCATCATTACACAGCCACCTGGAGGGACGAGGGAGAGTGACCATCAACAAAATGCGCTGGGAAAAGACTTCGTAAGATAAATGAGGAAAACCCAAACAGATATGGTTTGTGTACACCACAGGGGGTTCACCTGGTGCAGAAGATCTAAATACATGCAATGGAAAGGTTGAATGGAAGGCTGAAAAAAgataagttaaatttttttttaaagtagaagacTGTCCCTTCTACACTCctcaacaaagaaaaatagttagaAAAGGATCTCACCCTATATCCCTAGTGTTTCTTCCCACGAAATCTATTTAGCTAAGCTGGATTGGGTGGGCAACAACACTTGGATTCCATAATCATGTCAAACTTACTTTCGACACTGCTTGGCCAGTTTGAGGGTGGAACCTTCTGCAAATTGCTTCATGCTAAAATCAGTACCTCCAGCTGATCCTAGCTTACAGAGCCcctggaagaaaaaggaaaatgcaagTTTTGATGGGCTCTGTTGAATGTAGGAAGGGATTACCTACCTTTCCCTTATTGTAATCCAACCTTATAAAACTTTTGAGGTGCTTCTTCTACCTATTACACATCCACGGAGATCAAAGAGCCCAAGGGGTTTTATAAATCCTAAGAGGTCTTTAGCTATCAGAAGAAACCATCAGAACTTTGTATCATTTATTTTGGGCATAAGTGGGTAGGATATTCATTCAGTTGTCTAAAAGACACTCTATAGTGGATGAGTAAGCTAGCATCTAGTGGAGACAATAGTCCTGCCAGGACACTGTAGGTCTCATACCCACAACCTAAATGGTACTCAGTCTTAGTTCTCAAGATGCCTACCAACTTTCCCCCCAGAAACTGCTAGCTTTTTGGTCT from Notamacropus eugenii isolate mMacEug1 chromosome 1, mMacEug1.pri_v2, whole genome shotgun sequence includes these protein-coding regions:
- the UNC45A gene encoding protein unc-45 homolog A isoform X2 — its product is MSSTDAKVDQMFQILLDPEEKGTEKKQKASQNLVVLAREDAGAERIFQSNGVQLLQRLLDTGETDLMLAALRTLVGICSEHQSRTVATLSVLGTRRVVAMLGVKNQSVSLATCHLLQVMFDALKEGVKKGFRGKEGAIIVDPSRELKLLISNLLELLTEVGVSAQGRDNALTLLIKVVPRKSLRDPNNSLTLWVIDQGLKKILEVGGSVQEPPGDIAVTENSRMSASVLLNKLFDDLKCDAERENFHRLCESYIKSWFEGRGLAGKLRAIQTVSCLLQGPCEAGNRALELSGVMESVIALCASENEAEQLVAVEALIYAAGKAKRASFITANGVSLLKDLYKRSEKDSIRIRALVGLCKLGSAGGTDFSMKQFAEGSTLKLAKQCRKWLCNDGIDSSTRRWAVEGLAYLTFDADVKEEFVADEAALKAMFQLSKLEDRSVLFAVASTLVNCTNSYEHEEPDPQMLELAKYAKQHVPEQHPKDKPSFIRSRVKKLLTAGVVSALTCMVKNENPVLTNPCRELLSRVFLALVEEAEDRGSVVAQGGGKALLPLALEGTDVGQTKAAQALAKITITSNPEMTFPGERVYEVVRPLVSLLHLNCSGLQNFEALMALTNLAGISERLRQKILKEKAVPMIEGYMFEDHEMIRRAATECMCNMAMSKEVQDLFLAEGNDRLKLLVLYSGEEDELLRRAASGGLAMLTSLLPPLCMRITQVTTHWLEILQALLLSPNLELQHRGAVVVLNMVEASKEIAVKLMESEVLEILSVLAKGEAGPVTRAATACLTKAVEYGLIKPSKEE